A genomic segment from Conger conger chromosome 2, fConCon1.1, whole genome shotgun sequence encodes:
- the LOC133121863 gene encoding survival of motor neuron-related-splicing factor 30-like, with protein sequence MSDDMGKQLASYKAQLEQVEAALSTDPENEDLLKLQKDLQEVIELTKDLLSNQPVVAPTSSDNSDAAPQSQSWKAGDNCMAVWNVDGQLYKAEIEEVDEENATAAITFMGYGNAEVVPLHSLKPAEQGAPSEESKSRREQIAEQREYKKKKALKKAQRMKELEQEREVQKSKWQQFNNKAYSKNKKGQVKRSIFASPESVDGKVGVGTCGIADKPMTQYQDTSKYNVRHLMPQ encoded by the exons ATGTCAGATGATATGGGAAAACAGCTGGCCAGCTATAAGGCCCAGCTGGAGCAGGTCGAAGCAGCCCTGTCAACAGATCCTGAGAATGAGGACCTGCTTAAACTGCAAAAAGACTTACAG GAAGTCATCGAATTGACCAAGGACCTCCTGTCGAATCAGCCAGTCGTGGCCCCCACTAGTTCTGACAACTCCGACGCGGCCCCCCAGAGCCAGTCGTGGAAAGCAGGGGACAACTGCATGGCCGTGTGGAACGTGGACGGACA GTTGTACAAGGCCGAGATCGAGGAGGTCGACGAGGAGAACGCCACGGCGGCCATCACCTTCATGGGCTACGGAAATGCCGAGGTGGTCCCGCTGCACAGCCTGAAGCCTGCCGAGCAGGGCGCCCCGTCAGAGGAGTCCAAGTCCAG GAGGGAGCAGATTGCGGAGCAGAGGGAGTACAAGAAGAAGAAGGCCCTGAAGAAGGCCCAGCGGATgaaggagctggagcaggagagggaggtgcaGAAGTCCAAGTGGCAGCAGTTCAATAACAAAGCCTACTCCAAGAACAAAAAGGGACAG GTGAAGAGGAGCATATTTGCATCGCCAGAGAGCGTGGATGGCAAGGTCGGGGTTGGAACGTGTGGAATCGCCGATAAGCCAATGACCCAGTACCAAGACACATCCAAATACAACGTGCGACATCTCATGCCACAGTAA